The Oreochromis niloticus isolate F11D_XX linkage group LG13, O_niloticus_UMD_NMBU, whole genome shotgun sequence genome has a window encoding:
- the stpg4 gene encoding protein STPG4 isoform X1, with the protein MSWSGHRTDKGDDTVELCGRGSWWLGTLRDTPIPGTYHVRDFVEEADLNPVKKTYGFKGVGRKTQMLGVRKGDLLLPGAYEYTDSTQEVLMHQASYSFKNCPRPDIFTLGIRDKHINTSPCDYNVTATPVEKIPCKHVMFRSTVQRISFLPMALLHATTTHRPNQLKPSLPVSNPRCHGYTVCTQTLQDRGPTILSGSRLHKDVKEPS; encoded by the exons ATGTCCTGGAGTGGTCACAGGACAGATAAG GGTGATGACACGGTGGAGCTGTGTGGCCGGGGGAGCTGGTGGCTGGGAACACTGAGA GACACACCCATCCCGGGAACCTACCACGTCCGAGACTTCGTTGAGGAGGCTGACCTGAACCCTGTGAAAAAAACTTACGGCTTCAAAGGTGTGGGCAGAAAAACTCAGATGCTGGGTGTGCGTAAGGGGGATCTGCTGCTACCTGGAGCGTATGAATATACCGACTCCACCCAGGAAGTCCTGATGCACCAGGCATCCTACTCTTTCAAGAACTGCCCCCGACCCGACATTTTCACCCTTGGAATTAGAGACAAG CACATAAACACTTCGCCGTGTGACTACAATGTGACAGCGACACCAGTGGAGAAGATCCCCTGCAA GCATGTGATGTTTCGCTCGACTGTGCAGCGGATCAGCTTTCTGCCT ATGGCCCTGCTCCATGCCACTACAACCCACAGACCAAACCAGCTAAAgccatcacttcctgtttcaaaTCCACGTTGCCACGGCTACACAGTGTGCACACA AACACTCCAGGACCGGGGGCCTACGATCCTTTCAGGAAGTCGTTTGCACAAAGATGTTAAGGAGCCGTCTTAA
- the stpg4 gene encoding protein STPG4 isoform X3, translating into MSWSGHRTDKGDDTVELCGRGSWWLGTLRDTPIPGTYHVRDFVEEADLNPVKKTYGFKGVGRKTQMLGVRKGDLLLPGAYEYTDSTQEVLMHQASYSFKNCPRPDIFTLGIRDKHINTSPCDYNVTATPVEKIPCKKMALLHATTTHRPNQLKPSLPVSNPRCHGYTVCTQTLQDRGPTILSGSRLHKDVKEPS; encoded by the exons ATGTCCTGGAGTGGTCACAGGACAGATAAG GGTGATGACACGGTGGAGCTGTGTGGCCGGGGGAGCTGGTGGCTGGGAACACTGAGA GACACACCCATCCCGGGAACCTACCACGTCCGAGACTTCGTTGAGGAGGCTGACCTGAACCCTGTGAAAAAAACTTACGGCTTCAAAGGTGTGGGCAGAAAAACTCAGATGCTGGGTGTGCGTAAGGGGGATCTGCTGCTACCTGGAGCGTATGAATATACCGACTCCACCCAGGAAGTCCTGATGCACCAGGCATCCTACTCTTTCAAGAACTGCCCCCGACCCGACATTTTCACCCTTGGAATTAGAGACAAG CACATAAACACTTCGCCGTGTGACTACAATGTGACAGCGACACCAGTGGAGAAGATCCCCTGCAA AAAGATGGCCCTGCTCCATGCCACTACAACCCACAGACCAAACCAGCTAAAgccatcacttcctgtttcaaaTCCACGTTGCCACGGCTACACAGTGTGCACACA AACACTCCAGGACCGGGGGCCTACGATCCTTTCAGGAAGTCGTTTGCACAAAGATGTTAAGGAGCCGTCTTAA
- the stpg4 gene encoding protein STPG4 isoform X2, translating into MSWSGHRTDKGDDTVELCGRGSWWLGTLRDTPIPGTYHVRDFVEEADLNPVKKTYGFKGVGRKTQMLGVRKGDLLLPGAYEYTDSTQEVLMHQASYSFKNCPRPDIFTLGIRDKHINTSPCDYNVTATPVEKIPCKHVMFRSTVQRISFLPKDGPAPCHYNPQTKPAKAITSCFKSTLPRLHSVHTNTPGPGAYDPFRKSFAQRC; encoded by the exons ATGTCCTGGAGTGGTCACAGGACAGATAAG GGTGATGACACGGTGGAGCTGTGTGGCCGGGGGAGCTGGTGGCTGGGAACACTGAGA GACACACCCATCCCGGGAACCTACCACGTCCGAGACTTCGTTGAGGAGGCTGACCTGAACCCTGTGAAAAAAACTTACGGCTTCAAAGGTGTGGGCAGAAAAACTCAGATGCTGGGTGTGCGTAAGGGGGATCTGCTGCTACCTGGAGCGTATGAATATACCGACTCCACCCAGGAAGTCCTGATGCACCAGGCATCCTACTCTTTCAAGAACTGCCCCCGACCCGACATTTTCACCCTTGGAATTAGAGACAAG CACATAAACACTTCGCCGTGTGACTACAATGTGACAGCGACACCAGTGGAGAAGATCCCCTGCAA GCATGTGATGTTTCGCTCGACTGTGCAGCGGATCAGCTTTCTGCCT AAAGATGGCCCTGCTCCATGCCACTACAACCCACAGACCAAACCAGCTAAAgccatcacttcctgtttcaaaTCCACGTTGCCACGGCTACACAGTGTGCACACA AACACTCCAGGACCGGGGGCCTACGATCCTTTCAGGAAGTCGTTTGCACAAAGATGTTAA
- the calm2a gene encoding calmodulin 2a (phosphorylase kinase, delta), translated as MADQLTEEQIAEFKEAFSLFDKDGDGTITTKELGTVMRSLGQNPTEAELQDMINEVDADGNGTIDFPEFLTMMARKMKDTDSEEEIREAFRVFDKDGNGYISAAELRHVMTNLGEKLTDEEVDEMIREADIDGDGQVNYEEFVQMMTAK; from the exons ATG GCTGATCAACTTACAGAAGAGCAGATTGCTG AATTCAAGGAGGCCTTCTCACTCTTTGACAAGGATGGAGATGGTACCATCACTACCAAAGAGCTGGGCACTGTCATGCGCTCTCTGGGCCAGAATCCCACAGAGGCGGAGCTGCAGGACATGATCAATGAAGTGGATGCTGATG gaaaTGGAACGATAGACTTCCCAGAGTTTCTGACCATGATGGCCAGGAAGATGAAGGACACAGACAGTGAGGAGGAGATCAGAGAAGCATTCCGTGTCTTTGACAAG GATGGGAATGGCTACATCAGTGCTGCTGAGCTGCGCCATGTGATGACAAACCTTGGTGAGAAGTTGACTGATGAAGAGGTGGATGAAATGATCAGAGAAGCAGACATTGATGGGGATGGACAGGTCAACTATGAAG AGTTCGTACAAATGATGACGGCGAAGTGA